Proteins found in one Sphingomonas sp. SORGH_AS_0879 genomic segment:
- a CDS encoding nitroreductase, with amino-acid sequence MTPTTFNDRSTPLSLLATRRSGKPRDLVAPGPDDAQLAEMLAIAARTPDHGKLAPWRFVIVRAEARARLAEVITAAYRAERPQASGTEIAALEQFAHQAPGLVVVLSSPKTDSHIPLWEQELSAGAACMNLLHAAHAMGYAGGWLTGWPAFSDAVRDAFGAAPERIVGFVFLGTPGRALEERPRPDMARIVSIWNGSREA; translated from the coding sequence ATGACACCCACGACCTTCAACGACCGCTCGACCCCGCTCTCCCTGCTCGCCACCCGCCGATCGGGCAAGCCGCGCGATCTGGTCGCGCCCGGCCCCGACGACGCGCAACTGGCCGAGATGCTGGCGATCGCGGCGCGCACCCCCGACCATGGCAAGCTGGCCCCATGGCGTTTCGTGATCGTGCGGGCCGAGGCGCGGGCCCGACTGGCGGAGGTCATCACCGCCGCCTATCGCGCCGAACGGCCACAGGCGAGCGGTACGGAGATCGCCGCGCTGGAACAGTTCGCGCATCAGGCCCCCGGCCTTGTCGTCGTCCTGTCCAGCCCGAAGACCGACAGCCATATTCCGTTGTGGGAACAGGAATTGTCGGCGGGCGCGGCGTGCATGAACCTGCTCCATGCCGCCCATGCCATGGGCTATGCCGGGGGCTGGCTGACTGGCTGGCCCGCCTTTTCGGATGCGGTGCGCGATGCGTTCGGGGCCGCGCCGGAGCGGATCGTCGGCTTCGTCTTCCTCGGCACGCCCGGCCGCGCGCTGGAGGAACGGCCGCGCCCCGATATGGCGCGGATCGTATCGATCTGGAACGGATCGCGCGAGGCCTGA
- a CDS encoding DUF1272 domain-containing protein has translation MLEMRPDCERCGADLPPSQGGAFICSLETTFCAECADELDETCPDCGGELLDRPTRMGRVLKANPASTQGRFRG, from the coding sequence ATGCTGGAGATGCGACCCGATTGCGAGCGCTGCGGCGCGGACCTGCCCCCGAGCCAGGGCGGTGCGTTCATCTGCTCGCTGGAAACCACCTTTTGCGCGGAATGCGCCGACGAACTGGACGAGACCTGCCCTGATTGCGGTGGCGAGCTGCTCGACCGGCCGACACGGATGGGCCGTGTGCTGAAGGCCAACCCCGCCTCGACCCAGGGCCGTTTTCGCGGCTGA
- the glmM gene encoding phosphoglucosamine mutase produces the protein MARKYFGTDGIRGATNGAVMTAEMAMKVGMAAGAYFQRGEHRHRVVIGKDTRLSGYMLESALVAGFTSVGMDVVLLGPLPTPAVAMLTHSMRADMGVMISASHNPFADNGIKLFGPDGYKLSDEAEEAIETLIEQDVPLVASGRIGRARRVDDAAGRYIHFAKSTFPQSLRLDGLRVVIDCANGAAYKVAPAALWELGADVVAIGVTPNGTNINDGVGSTAPQTLAETVVASGADIGIALDGDADRLIVVDETGTVVDGDQLMATIATSYAREGRLAGGGLVATVMSNLGLERHLGAQGLGLVRTKVGDRHVLEAMRARGYNVGGEQSGHIILSDYATTGDGLVAALQVLAEIKRAGAPASEVLHRFDPLPQLLKNVRFAGGKPLEHEKVQAVIAAAEAELAGTGRLVIRPSGTEPVIRVMAEGEDKRQVEALVDRICDVVREVAA, from the coding sequence ATGGCAAGAAAATATTTCGGCACCGATGGCATTCGCGGTGCGACCAACGGCGCGGTGATGACGGCCGAGATGGCGATGAAGGTCGGCATGGCGGCGGGCGCCTATTTCCAGCGCGGCGAGCATCGCCACCGGGTGGTGATCGGCAAGGATACGCGGCTGTCGGGCTATATGCTCGAATCGGCGCTGGTCGCCGGGTTCACCAGCGTGGGCATGGACGTGGTGCTGCTGGGGCCGCTCCCCACCCCCGCCGTCGCGATGCTGACCCATTCGATGCGCGCCGATATGGGCGTGATGATCTCGGCCAGCCATAATCCCTTTGCCGACAACGGCATCAAGCTGTTCGGTCCCGACGGCTACAAGCTGTCGGACGAGGCGGAGGAAGCGATCGAGACGCTGATCGAACAGGACGTGCCGCTGGTCGCCTCGGGCAGGATCGGTCGCGCGCGGCGGGTCGATGACGCGGCGGGCCGCTATATCCACTTCGCCAAGTCGACCTTCCCCCAGTCGCTGCGCCTCGATGGCCTGCGCGTCGTGATCGATTGCGCGAACGGCGCGGCGTACAAGGTCGCCCCCGCCGCCCTGTGGGAATTGGGCGCGGACGTGGTGGCGATCGGCGTGACCCCCAACGGCACCAATATCAATGACGGCGTCGGCTCCACCGCGCCGCAGACGCTGGCCGAGACGGTGGTGGCGAGCGGCGCGGACATCGGCATCGCGCTGGACGGCGATGCCGACCGGCTGATCGTCGTCGACGAAACCGGCACCGTGGTCGATGGCGACCAGTTGATGGCGACCATCGCGACCAGCTATGCCCGCGAGGGACGGCTGGCGGGCGGCGGGCTGGTCGCCACCGTCATGTCGAACCTGGGGCTGGAGCGGCATCTGGGGGCGCAGGGGCTGGGCCTTGTCCGCACCAAGGTCGGCGACCGCCATGTGCTGGAGGCGATGCGCGCACGCGGTTACAATGTCGGCGGCGAGCAGTCGGGACACATCATCCTGTCCGACTATGCGACGACCGGCGACGGGCTGGTCGCCGCGCTCCAGGTGCTGGCCGAGATCAAGCGCGCGGGCGCACCCGCCAGCGAGGTGCTGCACCGCTTCGACCCGCTGCCCCAGTTGCTGAAGAATGTCCGCTTCGCGGGCGGCAAGCCGCTGGAGCATGAAAAGGTGCAGGCCGTCATCGCCGCCGCCGAGGCCGAACTGGCCGGGACCGGCCGTCTGGTCATCCGCCCCTCGGGCACCGAGCCCGTCATCCGCGTGATGGCCGAGGGCGAGGACAAGCGCCAGGTCGAGGCCCTTGTGGACCGAATCTGCGACGTGGTGCGCGAGGTGGCCGCCTGA
- a CDS encoding ribbon-helix-helix domain-containing protein, whose translation MSRIAAPAQGFVGPVKRSITIAGHQTSISLEPVFWTALEEAAVAHGLPLSALVAEIDALRITADDPPNLASAIRSWLFLRR comes from the coding sequence ATGAGCCGGATCGCGGCCCCGGCGCAGGGCTTTGTCGGGCCGGTGAAGCGGTCGATCACCATCGCCGGGCACCAGACCTCGATCAGTCTGGAACCGGTGTTCTGGACCGCGCTGGAAGAGGCGGCGGTGGCGCACGGCCTGCCGCTATCGGCGCTGGTGGCGGAGATCGATGCGTTGCGGATCACGGCGGACGACCCGCCCAATCTGGCGAGCGCGATCCGGTCGTGGCTGTTCCTGCGGCGGTGA
- a CDS encoding peptide MFS transporter, with translation MATAYEAAARGKTVLGHPRGLFLLFFTEMWERFSFYGMRAILVFYLTKHFLFTDEPAFGVYAAYMSLVYFTPVIGGYLADRYLGARRAVLAGGVFIAFGHLLIAALEGPQGAQGVYLEGFYLALASIVIGTGFLKANISVLVGQLYARDDMRRDPAFSIFYMGINGGGALGPIVCGVLGETVGWAYGFGAAGIGMLLGLIAFIGLKRELHGAGEAPSLPMLRAPVVAGLSREWLIYLGAIVATLVTWQLIRHQDAVGMLLIVFSIGTIGFILWRAVFTLPRVDRDRILAALFLIALCPLFWALFEQAGSSLNVYTDRSVDRSLLGWTIPASAFQSVNSIFIILLAPVFAAIWTILAKRGLEPSAPFKFGIGLVSVGAGFLVLVAGAAAYAGAPTPVIFVILVYLIHTMAELCFSPVGLSAMTRLSLPSMTGLMMGTWFLATAAGNFIAGLIAQATGGEGAGPDKVLDVYTRIGWFSIGIGVVVLVVSPFIAKLMHLDLLKAEGALAGDKELAEPAAAGIDTRLEQKPL, from the coding sequence ATGGCGACTGCGTATGAGGCCGCCGCGCGCGGCAAGACGGTTTTGGGCCATCCCCGAGGCCTGTTCCTGTTGTTCTTCACCGAGATGTGGGAGCGCTTTTCGTTCTACGGAATGCGCGCCATCCTGGTCTTCTACCTGACCAAGCATTTCCTGTTCACCGACGAACCGGCCTTCGGCGTCTATGCCGCCTATATGTCGCTGGTCTATTTCACCCCGGTGATCGGCGGCTATCTGGCCGACCGTTATCTGGGGGCCAGACGCGCGGTACTGGCGGGCGGGGTGTTCATCGCCTTCGGCCATCTGCTGATCGCCGCACTGGAGGGGCCGCAGGGCGCGCAGGGCGTCTATCTGGAAGGATTCTATCTGGCGCTGGCGTCGATCGTCATCGGCACCGGTTTCCTCAAAGCCAATATCTCGGTGCTGGTGGGACAGCTTTACGCGCGTGACGACATGCGGCGCGATCCCGCCTTCTCGATCTTCTATATGGGCATCAACGGTGGCGGCGCGCTGGGGCCGATCGTGTGCGGCGTGCTGGGCGAGACGGTGGGCTGGGCCTATGGCTTCGGCGCGGCGGGCATCGGCATGTTGCTGGGGCTGATCGCCTTTATCGGCCTCAAGCGTGAACTGCACGGCGCGGGGGAGGCCCCCTCGCTCCCTATGCTGCGCGCGCCGGTGGTGGCCGGTCTGTCGCGCGAGTGGCTGATCTATCTGGGGGCGATCGTCGCGACGCTGGTGACGTGGCAGTTGATCCGGCATCAGGATGCGGTCGGCATGCTGCTGATCGTGTTCAGCATCGGCACCATCGGCTTCATCCTGTGGCGCGCCGTGTTCACCCTGCCCCGCGTCGACCGCGACCGCATATTGGCCGCGCTGTTCCTGATCGCGCTGTGCCCGCTCTTCTGGGCCCTGTTCGAGCAGGCGGGTTCTTCGCTCAACGTCTATACCGACCGCTCGGTGGATCGCAGCCTGCTCGGCTGGACGATCCCGGCCTCGGCCTTCCAGTCGGTCAATTCGATCTTCATCATCCTGCTCGCCCCGGTCTTCGCCGCGATCTGGACGATCCTCGCCAAGCGCGGGCTGGAGCCGAGCGCGCCGTTCAAGTTCGGCATCGGGCTGGTCAGCGTGGGTGCGGGCTTCCTGGTGCTGGTCGCGGGTGCGGCGGCCTATGCGGGTGCGCCGACGCCGGTGATCTTCGTCATCCTCGTCTATCTGATCCACACCATGGCGGAGCTGTGCTTCTCCCCGGTCGGGCTGTCGGCGATGACGCGGCTGTCGCTGCCCAGCATGACGGGCCTGATGATGGGAACGTGGTTCCTCGCGACGGCGGCGGGCAATTTCATCGCCGGGCTGATCGCGCAGGCCACGGGTGGCGAAGGCGCGGGGCCGGACAAGGTGCTCGACGTCTATACGCGAATCGGCTGGTTCTCGATCGGGATCGGCGTCGTCGTGCTGGTGGTGTCGCCCTTCATCGCGAAGCTGATGCATCTCGATCTGCTCAAGGCCGAGGGTGCGCTGGCGGGGGACAAGGAACTCGCCGAACCGGCGGCGGCGGGGATCGATACCCGGTTGGAGCAGAAGCCGCTTTGA
- the gpmA gene encoding 2,3-diphosphoglycerate-dependent phosphoglycerate mutase — MPQLVLIRHGQSAWNLENRFTGWWDVDVTAQGAAEARAAGAMMAEKGLDFDLTFTSLQTRAIKTLNLALETMGRLWLPTEKHWRLNERHYGGLTGLDKAETAAKHGDEQVKIWRRSFDVPPPPAEAGGEYDLSSDRRYAGIPVPATESLKDTIERVLPYWEERIAPALRDGNRVLISAHGNSLRALVKHLSNIPDDEITGLEIPTGQPIVYELADDLTPTDRYYLSER; from the coding sequence ATGCCCCAGCTCGTCCTGATCCGCCACGGCCAGTCCGCCTGGAATCTGGAGAACCGCTTCACCGGTTGGTGGGATGTCGACGTGACCGCGCAAGGCGCCGCCGAAGCCCGCGCGGCGGGCGCGATGATGGCCGAGAAGGGCCTCGACTTCGACCTGACCTTCACCAGCCTTCAGACCCGCGCGATCAAGACGCTGAACCTGGCGCTGGAGACGATGGGCCGGTTATGGCTGCCGACCGAGAAGCATTGGCGGCTGAACGAGCGCCATTATGGCGGGCTGACCGGCCTGGACAAGGCCGAGACGGCGGCCAAGCATGGCGACGAGCAGGTCAAGATCTGGCGCCGCAGCTTCGACGTGCCCCCGCCCCCGGCGGAAGCGGGCGGCGAATATGACCTGTCGAGCGACCGTCGCTATGCGGGCATTCCGGTGCCCGCCACCGAAAGCCTGAAGGACACGATCGAGCGCGTCCTGCCCTATTGGGAGGAGCGCATCGCGCCGGCCCTGCGCGACGGCAACCGCGTGCTGATCTCCGCGCACGGCAACTCGCTGCGCGCGCTGGTCAAGCATCTGTCGAACATCCCGGACGACGAGATCACGGGTCTCGAAATCCCGACCGGCCAGCCGATCGTCTATGAACTGGCCGACGACCTGACCCCGACCGACCGCTACTATCTGTCCGAACGCTAA
- a CDS encoding dicarboxylate/amino acid:cation symporter: MSRATLILLCLAAGLLTGVAMGAWSPMAADSGVAVARPLGTLWLNGLQMTVIPLVVTLLITGVTATAQAAQAGRIAARAIATFLGLVALTGTMAALVTPGLLRLLPIPRSAAEALKAALGHAEPVAPPPPMAEFVTAIVPTNIFAAATNNALLSLILFTLAFAFAITRIEGEGRETLLRVFTAIRDAMLVLIGWVLWLAPLGVFALAFVVGATAGGGAFRALAHYITIIASVGVIVILMAYGVAVLVARVPVGRFARALAPAQAVAISTQSSLASLPAMIQGAETLRIAPATAGLVLPMAVAMFRATQPAMNVAVSLYIADWFGIVPGMASVVAAVVVAILCSLGSASLPAQITFFASIAPVCVALGVPAAPLGLLIAVETIPDIFRTLGNVSMDLAATATVSRLSHGTDEDMS, from the coding sequence ATGTCGCGCGCCACCTTGATCCTGTTGTGCCTCGCCGCCGGTTTGCTGACCGGGGTGGCGATGGGGGCGTGGTCGCCCATGGCGGCGGATAGCGGGGTGGCGGTGGCGCGCCCGTTGGGGACGCTGTGGCTCAACGGGTTGCAGATGACGGTGATCCCGCTGGTCGTCACGCTGCTGATCACCGGGGTTACCGCGACGGCGCAGGCGGCGCAGGCCGGGCGGATCGCGGCGCGGGCGATCGCCACCTTTCTGGGGCTGGTCGCGCTGACCGGGACGATGGCGGCACTGGTCACGCCGGGGCTGTTGCGCCTGCTGCCCATTCCGCGCAGCGCGGCGGAGGCGTTGAAGGCGGCGCTGGGCCATGCCGAGCCGGTCGCCCCGCCGCCGCCCATGGCCGAGTTCGTGACCGCGATCGTGCCGACCAACATCTTCGCCGCCGCCACCAACAACGCGCTGCTGTCGCTGATCCTGTTCACGCTGGCCTTCGCCTTCGCCATCACCCGGATCGAGGGGGAGGGGCGCGAGACGCTGCTGCGGGTCTTCACCGCGATCCGCGATGCGATGCTGGTGCTGATCGGCTGGGTGTTGTGGCTGGCGCCGCTGGGCGTCTTCGCGCTGGCCTTCGTGGTGGGGGCGACGGCCGGGGGCGGGGCGTTCCGCGCACTGGCGCATTACATCACGATCATCGCCAGTGTCGGGGTGATCGTCATCCTGATGGCCTATGGCGTCGCGGTGCTGGTGGCGCGGGTGCCGGTGGGGCGCTTCGCCCGTGCGCTGGCTCCGGCGCAGGCGGTCGCCATCTCCACTCAAAGCTCGCTCGCCAGCCTTCCCGCGATGATCCAGGGGGCCGAAACGCTGCGGATCGCCCCCGCCACCGCCGGACTGGTCCTGCCCATGGCGGTGGCGATGTTCCGCGCGACCCAGCCCGCGATGAACGTCGCGGTGTCGCTCTATATCGCCGACTGGTTCGGCATCGTGCCTGGCATGGCCTCGGTGGTCGCGGCCGTGGTGGTGGCGATCCTGTGCTCGCTGGGCTCGGCCAGCCTGCCAGCACAGATCACCTTCTTCGCTTCGATCGCGCCGGTCTGCGTCGCGCTGGGCGTGCCCGCCGCGCCGCTGGGGCTGTTGATCGCGGTGGAGACGATTCCCGACATCTTCCGTACCCTCGGCAATGTCAGCATGGACCTTGCCGCCACCGCGACCGTTTCCCGCTTGAGCCATGGGACGGACGAGGACATGTCGTGA
- a CDS encoding TonB family protein — protein MQGSVRGRQDKWRRLAAVVATVAVHAAIVALLILGSSRVRRIDDSRRSSLTLFEVPPLPEPPPLPVPPPPVTPAPVKRESLAVRPTAGGGAPRPAPVPAAQQAAPVAVAPAHFDMVDLPAPAAGLSAEPPLLVGTAVSDGRGAGIASGHGTGGEGRGTGNGRGDGDGPGEGRLRFALAEWIEKPSQSQIDAAFPKMARSGGISGVAVLLCVVPTPGRPKSCSVAAERPSRRGFGEAALGLYPQFRIRPVMKGDQVVQAQVLVPMAFDIRR, from the coding sequence ATGCAGGGCAGCGTTCGGGGCCGGCAGGACAAGTGGCGACGGCTGGCGGCCGTCGTCGCCACGGTCGCGGTTCATGCCGCGATCGTGGCGCTGTTGATCCTGGGGTCATCGCGGGTCCGGCGGATCGACGATTCCCGGCGGTCGAGCCTGACCTTGTTCGAGGTGCCGCCCTTGCCCGAACCGCCACCCCTGCCGGTGCCGCCCCCGCCGGTTACGCCCGCCCCCGTGAAGCGCGAGAGCCTCGCGGTGCGTCCGACCGCAGGGGGCGGAGCGCCTCGCCCCGCGCCTGTCCCCGCCGCGCAGCAAGCCGCCCCTGTTGCGGTCGCACCCGCGCATTTCGATATGGTCGATCTGCCCGCCCCGGCGGCGGGGCTCAGCGCCGAACCGCCGCTGCTTGTCGGGACGGCGGTGTCCGACGGACGGGGCGCGGGCATCGCCAGTGGCCACGGCACCGGTGGTGAGGGGCGGGGCACCGGCAATGGACGTGGCGACGGCGACGGGCCGGGGGAAGGGCGCTTGCGCTTCGCGCTGGCCGAATGGATCGAAAAGCCGTCACAGTCCCAGATCGACGCCGCGTTTCCCAAGATGGCGCGAAGCGGTGGTATCAGCGGCGTGGCGGTGCTGCTCTGCGTCGTTCCCACACCGGGCAGGCCCAAAAGCTGCTCGGTCGCCGCCGAAAGACCCAGCAGGCGCGGCTTCGGGGAGGCGGCGCTCGGCCTCTATCCCCAATTCCGCATACGCCCGGTCATGAAGGGGGATCAGGTCGTCCAGGCGCAGGTCTTGGTGCCGATGGCCTTCGACATCCGGCGATAG
- a CDS encoding 5-(carboxyamino)imidazole ribonucleotide synthase, whose protein sequence is MLKPGSTIGILGGGQLGRMLAVAAAQLGYRTHVLAPDEESVAAQTASSLTRADYHNKVVLADFVAACDVVTYEFENVDVTPVEWLAERLPVHPAPAALRVAQDRIAEKSFVEKVGGRPAPWAEVHCAADLTAALERIGCPAILKTTRFGYDGKGQALIRDLSDAPAAWEAIGGPAVLEGFIHFTHEFSILVARGIDGATVRYDPPHNVHRDAILRTSTLPAPPEIAAQAEEATALALRIAEELGYVGVLACEFFATENGPVFNEMAPRVHNSGHWTIEGAETSQFENHIRAICGLPLGDTALTGARVQMENLIGDDVWEPALTEKGAHLHLYGKGESRPGRKMGHITRVVR, encoded by the coding sequence ATGCTGAAGCCGGGTTCGACGATCGGGATATTGGGCGGCGGCCAGTTGGGCCGGATGCTGGCGGTGGCCGCGGCGCAATTGGGCTATCGCACCCATGTGCTGGCCCCGGACGAGGAAAGCGTCGCCGCGCAGACCGCCTCTTCGCTGACCCGTGCCGATTATCACAACAAGGTCGTCCTGGCCGATTTCGTCGCCGCCTGCGACGTGGTGACCTATGAGTTCGAGAATGTCGACGTGACGCCGGTCGAATGGCTGGCCGAGCGGCTCCCGGTCCACCCCGCCCCCGCGGCCCTTCGCGTCGCGCAGGACCGGATCGCCGAGAAGAGCTTCGTCGAGAAGGTCGGCGGCCGTCCGGCTCCATGGGCGGAGGTCCATTGCGCCGCCGACCTGACCGCCGCGCTGGAACGGATCGGCTGCCCCGCCATCCTGAAGACCACGCGCTTCGGCTATGACGGCAAGGGGCAGGCGCTGATCCGCGACCTGTCCGATGCCCCCGCCGCCTGGGAAGCGATCGGCGGTCCGGCGGTGCTGGAGGGGTTCATCCATTTCACCCACGAATTCTCGATCCTGGTCGCGCGCGGGATCGATGGCGCGACGGTCCGCTACGACCCGCCACACAATGTCCACCGTGATGCGATCCTGCGCACCTCCACGCTGCCCGCCCCGCCCGAGATCGCCGCCCAGGCCGAGGAGGCGACCGCGCTGGCGCTGCGCATCGCCGAGGAGCTGGGCTATGTCGGCGTCCTCGCCTGCGAGTTCTTCGCCACCGAGAACGGCCCCGTCTTCAACGAGATGGCCCCACGCGTCCACAATTCCGGCCACTGGACGATCGAGGGCGCCGAAACCTCACAGTTCGAGAATCACATCCGCGCGATCTGCGGCCTTCCGCTGGGCGACACCGCGCTGACCGGTGCGCGGGTGCAGATGGAAAACCTGATCGGCGACGACGTGTGGGAACCGGCGCTGACCGAAAAGGGCGCGCACCTGCATCTCTATGGCAAGGGCGAGTCGCGGCCGGGGCGCAAGATGGGGCATATCACGCGGGTGGTGCGGTAA
- a CDS encoding GntR family transcriptional regulator has translation MTALSGDDSPVYIRLRGTIAAGILNGTYRTGDQLPSVRALAAEQGANPLTVAKAYQSFQDDGYVEVRRGVGMFVMPGAADRLRAAERQSFLTVQWPRIRDHIELLGLDATDLLPVERV, from the coding sequence ATGACAGCTCTTAGCGGTGACGACAGCCCGGTTTATATCCGTCTGCGCGGGACGATCGCGGCGGGTATCCTGAATGGCACCTATCGGACGGGGGACCAGCTTCCCTCGGTGCGTGCGCTGGCGGCGGAGCAGGGGGCCAATCCCCTGACGGTCGCCAAGGCCTATCAGAGCTTTCAGGACGACGGCTATGTCGAGGTGCGGCGCGGGGTCGGCATGTTCGTCATGCCGGGCGCCGCCGATCGCCTGCGCGCCGCCGAGCGGCAGAGTTTCCTGACGGTGCAATGGCCGCGCATCCGCGATCATATCGAGCTTTTGGGCCTCGACGCCACCGATCTGCTGCCCGTCGAGCGGGTCTGA
- a CDS encoding PepSY domain-containing protein yields MRVHRWLGLAIGLVALAVALSGAILVWAPVLDRIAAPAHYRVSGETRLAPRAYVTAARSAMAPGQRIASLSLESGSTPVLVLLSDAHGQDQRLLFLDPPTARVLGKGAHGGGASGWLRRLHDGLFLGDAGRAIVGVAGVMLVLLCLTGPWVRPRDRARRTARKSESGAARWHWRIGLWSLPLVLVMILTGTALAFPGLLATLTGEGVAWRSDHVAPPVERTTLSVERVVASARHEARGRLVSIDWPTQRSPDWTARFEGPHVIKVADDSATAVAAPERAAPASLSWVRRLHTARDMPWFWRATASIAGLAAAMLAMTGLIGWATRCRTAPRRQTRSTGSRSVASRPKSSI; encoded by the coding sequence ATGCGCGTCCATCGCTGGCTGGGGCTGGCGATCGGGCTGGTCGCCTTGGCCGTCGCGCTGTCGGGGGCGATTTTGGTCTGGGCCCCCGTGCTCGATCGGATCGCCGCGCCCGCGCATTACCGGGTCAGCGGCGAGACGCGACTGGCCCCCAGGGCCTATGTCACGGCCGCGCGATCCGCGATGGCGCCGGGTCAGCGGATCGCCAGCCTGTCGCTGGAGTCGGGATCGACCCCCGTCCTCGTCCTGCTGAGCGACGCGCATGGGCAGGACCAGCGCCTGCTGTTCCTCGATCCCCCCACCGCGCGGGTGCTGGGCAAGGGGGCGCATGGCGGCGGGGCGAGCGGATGGCTGCGACGGCTGCACGACGGGCTGTTCCTGGGCGACGCGGGGCGAGCCATCGTCGGGGTGGCGGGCGTCATGCTGGTGCTGCTCTGCCTGACCGGCCCCTGGGTGCGGCCTCGCGACAGGGCCAGGCGCACCGCCCGAAAATCCGAATCCGGGGCGGCAAGATGGCATTGGCGCATCGGCCTGTGGTCGCTGCCGCTGGTGCTGGTGATGATTCTGACCGGCACCGCGCTCGCCTTTCCCGGACTGTTGGCGACGCTGACCGGCGAGGGGGTGGCATGGCGATCGGATCACGTCGCGCCGCCGGTAGAGCGCACGACCCTGTCGGTCGAGCGCGTCGTCGCCAGCGCGCGGCATGAGGCGCGGGGACGGCTGGTCTCGATAGACTGGCCGACCCAGCGCTCCCCCGACTGGACAGCGCGTTTTGAAGGGCCCCATGTCATCAAGGTCGCGGACGACAGCGCCACGGCGGTCGCCGCGCCCGAGCGTGCCGCCCCCGCCAGCCTGTCCTGGGTGCGGCGGCTTCACACGGCACGCGACATGCCTTGGTTCTGGCGAGCCACCGCCTCGATCGCCGGGCTGGCGGCGGCGATGCTGGCGATGACGGGACTGATCGGCTGGGCGACCCGGTGCCGGACCGCCCCCCGCCGTCAGACCCGCTCGACGGGCAGCAGATCGGTGGCGTCGAGGCCCAAAAGCTCGATATGA